The following are encoded in a window of Brevibacillus ruminantium genomic DNA:
- a CDS encoding glycerophosphodiester phosphodiesterase family protein: protein MNKKRKIGRKKLFGLLFLLLISFVYLNNTSFFAKGQEKAPWLLAHRGLAQTFHMEGITGEMCTAERIYEPEHPFLENTIPSMDAAFQAGADVVELDIQPTKDGTFAVFHDWTLDCRTNGKGVTREYTLEELKQLDIGYGYTADQGKSYPFRGKGVGMMPSLDEVLTHFPDKEFLIHVKSNDPHEGEQLAGFLAKLPSSRLSQLTVYGGDEPIRALQERMPELRVMSKATLKSCLIPYIAVGWTGYVPSACSHTQLQIPEKIGPWLWGWPHRFQERMEAADTRVIVVGGDGSDFSSGFDSPEDIKRLPAGYSGGIWTNRIDRIAPLFR from the coding sequence ATGAACAAGAAGAGGAAAATAGGACGCAAAAAGCTCTTCGGGCTGTTGTTTCTGCTCCTGATCAGCTTCGTCTATCTAAATAACACCTCCTTTTTTGCGAAAGGACAAGAGAAAGCGCCGTGGTTGCTCGCGCATCGGGGGCTGGCACAAACCTTTCATATGGAAGGCATTACCGGCGAGATGTGTACCGCAGAGCGAATATATGAACCAGAGCATCCGTTTCTGGAAAATACCATACCTTCGATGGACGCTGCCTTTCAAGCTGGAGCGGATGTGGTTGAGTTGGACATTCAGCCCACCAAAGACGGTACATTTGCTGTATTTCATGACTGGACACTGGACTGCAGAACCAACGGGAAGGGCGTCACGAGAGAGTATACGCTGGAAGAGCTGAAGCAGCTGGATATCGGGTACGGCTATACGGCGGATCAGGGGAAAAGCTATCCCTTTCGGGGGAAAGGGGTCGGGATGATGCCCTCGCTGGATGAGGTTCTAACCCACTTTCCGGACAAGGAATTTCTCATCCACGTAAAAAGCAATGATCCGCATGAAGGGGAGCAGTTGGCCGGGTTCCTGGCGAAATTGCCTTCGAGCAGATTGTCACAATTGACAGTGTACGGCGGAGATGAACCGATCCGCGCTCTTCAAGAGAGGATGCCGGAGCTGCGGGTGATGTCAAAAGCAACGTTAAAGAGCTGTCTGATCCCGTACATAGCAGTAGGCTGGACAGGTTATGTTCCGTCGGCGTGCAGCCACACCCAGCTGCAAATCCCTGAAAAAATTGGCCCTTGGCTTTGGGGATGGCCGCATCGCTTCCAGGAACGGATGGAGGCGGCAGATACCCGAGTAATTGTCGTAGGGGGAGACGGGAGCGATTTTTCCAGCGGCTTTGATTCTCCTGAGGATATCAAGCGATTGCCTGCCGGGTATTCGGGAGGAATCTGGACCAACCGGATTGACCGGATTGCACCGCTCTTTCGATAG
- a CDS encoding stalk domain-containing protein — MKNFRKLLLSLALCCVSLIGIHQPASAATPQTTILLDEYPLAFPTPPTIINGTTMVPFRVISEAMGIQVQWEPNSRSITAIQATAQGDKTVWMQLNNPLVTVNGQTITLPVAPYETNGSTLIPLRFFSEQFGAQVGWDPAARAVSITSPVRDMYGLAFYAISSFSQRELISSFDSVAFGWSRIDQDGNLTTTGKDFYWPKPAGDTTPEAIIDEAKMKASTPYLMVFAGDGSGELTALLENESLRQKAIAQMIALAQEKGMSGIALDFEGLGMNGDTTGVKNKYNDFVRLLSAETRQRGMQLTLILHPLNGAFQGYDYATLGQLADDIVVMAYAYENEKSPEPMNRVDEAIRLALAHVPKEKLILGISMGSENEHSVKQKLGLAKRYNLKGYALWRLGLISQAAMEQIKQSVR, encoded by the coding sequence GCATTCATCAGCCCGCGTCAGCCGCAACACCTCAGACAACGATCCTTCTGGATGAATACCCGCTCGCCTTCCCGACTCCGCCGACGATTATCAATGGAACGACCATGGTTCCGTTTCGCGTGATTTCGGAAGCGATGGGCATCCAGGTACAATGGGAACCGAATTCCCGTTCGATTACGGCGATTCAGGCAACAGCTCAAGGGGACAAAACCGTATGGATGCAGCTTAACAATCCGCTGGTAACGGTAAATGGACAAACGATCACACTGCCGGTCGCCCCGTATGAAACCAACGGAAGCACCTTGATCCCGCTTCGTTTCTTCAGTGAACAGTTTGGCGCACAGGTCGGCTGGGATCCTGCCGCCCGGGCCGTCTCCATTACCTCACCGGTTCGGGATATGTATGGTCTCGCTTTTTATGCCATCTCGTCTTTCTCTCAAAGGGAGCTGATCTCGTCCTTTGACTCCGTGGCATTTGGCTGGAGCCGGATTGACCAGGACGGCAACCTCACTACGACGGGCAAGGATTTTTACTGGCCGAAGCCAGCCGGGGACACGACGCCGGAAGCGATTATTGATGAAGCCAAAATGAAAGCTTCCACGCCCTACCTGATGGTGTTTGCCGGGGATGGCAGCGGAGAGTTGACTGCGCTGCTCGAAAACGAAAGCTTGCGACAAAAGGCAATTGCCCAAATGATCGCCCTCGCACAGGAAAAAGGAATGTCCGGCATTGCCCTGGATTTCGAAGGTCTGGGCATGAACGGAGATACGACGGGAGTCAAAAATAAATACAATGATTTCGTACGCTTGCTCTCTGCCGAAACCAGACAGCGCGGCATGCAGCTTACCTTGATCCTCCACCCGCTGAACGGAGCATTCCAAGGCTATGATTACGCCACGCTGGGCCAACTGGCAGACGATATCGTGGTGATGGCCTATGCTTACGAAAATGAGAAAAGTCCGGAGCCAATGAACCGAGTGGACGAAGCAATCCGCTTGGCCCTGGCCCACGTCCCCAAAGAAAAGCTGATTCTCGGCATCTCGATGGGCAGTGAGAACGAACACTCCGTCAAACAGAAGCTCGGCCTCGCCAAGCGCTACAATCTCAAAGGCTACGCCTTGTGGAGACTCGGTCTGATCAGTCAGGCCGCGATGGAACAGATCAAGCAGAGTGTACGGTAA
- the hutU gene encoding urocanate hydratase, with translation MTNTQKIQDLIKQYSGTALHTKGWVQEAALRMLLNNLSEEVAERPEDLVVYGGIGKAARNWECFDAIVKTLATLESDETLLVQSGKPVAVFKTHTDAPRVLLANSNLVPNWATWEHFHELDQKGLMMYGQMTAGSWIYIGSQGIVQGTYETFAECARQHFGGTLAGTITVTAGLGGMGGAQPLAVSLNGGVSINIEIDRTRIQRRLDTRYVDVMTESLDEALKLAAEAKEAKKDLSIGLLGNAVDVLNEMLERGFIPDVLTDQTSSHDPLNGYIPVGMTLEEAAALRKADPQAYVAKAKASIAEHVRAMLKLQERGAVTFDYGNNIRQVAKNEGVEDAFRFPGFVPAYIRPQFCEGKGPFRWAALSGDPEDIYKTDEVILREFAYNTHLCNWIRMARERVSFQGLPARICWLGYGERARFGKIINDMVARGELSAPIVIGRDHLDSGSVASPNRETEAMKDGSDAVADWPILNALVNAVGGASWVSVHHGGGVGMGYSLHAGMVIVADGTPEAEKRLERVLTTDPGMGVVRHVDAGYELAVKTAKEKGVNIPML, from the coding sequence ATGACAAATACACAAAAAATTCAGGACCTGATCAAGCAATATTCCGGAACAGCGCTGCATACAAAAGGATGGGTGCAGGAGGCGGCGCTGCGGATGCTGCTCAACAACCTAAGCGAGGAAGTAGCGGAACGCCCGGAAGACCTGGTCGTCTACGGTGGCATCGGAAAGGCTGCGCGGAACTGGGAGTGTTTCGATGCCATTGTCAAAACATTGGCAACCCTGGAATCTGACGAAACCCTGCTCGTGCAATCCGGCAAACCGGTAGCCGTTTTCAAGACGCATACTGACGCGCCGCGCGTACTTTTGGCCAACTCCAATCTGGTGCCAAACTGGGCGACATGGGAGCATTTTCACGAGCTGGATCAAAAGGGCCTGATGATGTACGGGCAGATGACGGCGGGCAGCTGGATTTACATCGGCAGTCAGGGCATTGTGCAGGGGACTTACGAGACGTTTGCAGAGTGCGCACGCCAGCACTTCGGCGGTACACTGGCCGGCACCATCACCGTGACGGCAGGTCTTGGCGGCATGGGTGGCGCGCAGCCGCTGGCAGTGTCGCTCAATGGCGGTGTCAGCATCAACATCGAGATCGATCGCACGCGGATTCAGCGCCGTTTGGATACGCGCTATGTCGACGTGATGACAGAGAGTCTGGATGAAGCCCTGAAGCTGGCTGCCGAGGCGAAGGAAGCGAAAAAAGACCTATCCATCGGCCTGCTCGGCAATGCCGTGGATGTGCTGAATGAGATGCTGGAGCGCGGCTTCATCCCGGACGTGTTGACCGACCAGACCTCTTCCCACGACCCGCTGAACGGCTATATTCCTGTCGGGATGACACTGGAAGAGGCAGCAGCCCTCCGCAAGGCAGATCCGCAAGCCTATGTAGCCAAAGCGAAGGCGAGCATCGCGGAACATGTCCGCGCCATGCTGAAGCTGCAAGAGCGGGGAGCGGTCACCTTTGACTATGGAAACAACATCCGCCAGGTGGCAAAAAATGAAGGGGTAGAGGATGCTTTCCGCTTCCCGGGTTTTGTTCCCGCCTATATCCGTCCGCAGTTTTGCGAAGGCAAAGGGCCGTTCCGCTGGGCGGCGCTCTCCGGCGACCCGGAGGACATCTACAAGACAGATGAAGTGATTTTGCGGGAGTTTGCCTACAACACCCATCTGTGCAACTGGATTCGCATGGCGAGGGAAAGAGTGTCGTTCCAGGGACTTCCGGCGCGTATCTGCTGGTTGGGCTACGGCGAGCGGGCACGCTTCGGCAAAATCATCAACGACATGGTAGCCCGCGGTGAATTGAGCGCACCGATCGTGATTGGACGTGATCACCTCGACTCCGGCTCCGTGGCTTCCCCGAACCGGGAGACAGAAGCGATGAAGGACGGCAGCGACGCGGTTGCCGACTGGCCGATTCTCAACGCGTTGGTCAACGCGGTTGGCGGAGCAAGCTGGGTATCCGTTCACCACGGCGGCGGTGTCGGTATGGGTTATTCCCTCCACGCCGGCATGGTTATCGTCGCGGACGGGACGCCGGAAGCTGAGAAGCGTCTGGAGCGCGTCCTGACCACGGACCCGGGGATGGGGGTCGTGCGCCATGTGGACGCCGGTTATGAGCTGGCTGTGAAAACCGCCAAGGAAAAAGGCGTCAACATCCCGATGCTATAA
- a CDS encoding helix-turn-helix domain-containing protein — translation MTTLLIADRDANERTGISWLVSTCAIPYDQVITAGTVDELLRAIEAERPDVICLELDMIPKKSWERVKLLASLYRPTVIVTTAEATFERALQGIELHAADLWLKPQSPEHIRRTLTRCCQSRQVMGTDRVEQADPYGSTLTYRSLFLPQETPGKGFQLMLLQLEETNKHSKLLGFLETYPFRDKPVLLPLSDTIVCLFAVEKEAAWTSVLETGKRLLSDWEEQHTESLSLVLFHSADQALSLHQKYRYAVEALDIRFFKGYRQISIVENKVNWAIFDPFLTPAEQRAWIDMLHDGDREQLKQWMYREFLHKTEPYPEPGLLRIRLTSILAQVRRFMKSHGLDEGVLEEKYHRVFETILYTPVLYRIVQELLLFIYELLDSATVHREESRRDLIEQAIRYLEENYARADLRLEEVARHVDRSPAYFSSLLTKRQGVSFRQLLTTIRLREAERLLLESRLSVQEIAERTGFVNANYFSKIFKEKSGTTPRSFRNQKKREKS, via the coding sequence ATGACCACACTCTTAATCGCTGACCGCGATGCCAATGAGCGTACAGGCATCAGCTGGCTTGTCTCTACATGCGCCATTCCCTACGACCAGGTGATCACGGCGGGAACCGTCGACGAGCTGCTTCGCGCCATCGAGGCAGAGCGGCCCGATGTGATTTGCCTAGAGCTGGACATGATCCCGAAAAAGTCATGGGAACGGGTGAAGCTGCTCGCTTCGCTGTATCGGCCAACCGTGATCGTCACCACAGCGGAGGCTACCTTTGAACGAGCCTTGCAGGGGATCGAGCTGCACGCGGCCGATCTGTGGCTGAAGCCGCAATCACCCGAGCATATCCGGCGTACCCTGACCCGCTGCTGTCAAAGCAGGCAGGTGATGGGAACAGATCGTGTGGAGCAGGCGGACCCCTACGGTTCAACCCTTACCTATCGCAGTCTTTTTTTACCGCAGGAAACGCCCGGAAAGGGATTCCAACTCATGCTGCTGCAATTGGAGGAGACGAACAAGCACAGCAAGCTGCTAGGCTTTTTGGAGACCTATCCGTTTCGGGACAAGCCTGTATTGCTGCCGCTCAGCGATACCATCGTCTGTCTGTTTGCCGTGGAAAAGGAAGCGGCCTGGACGTCTGTACTGGAAACGGGAAAACGGCTGCTGTCCGACTGGGAGGAGCAGCATACAGAATCTCTCTCGCTCGTTTTGTTTCATTCCGCCGACCAAGCGCTTAGCCTGCACCAGAAGTACAGATATGCGGTCGAGGCGCTGGATATCCGTTTCTTCAAAGGCTACCGGCAAATTTCCATTGTGGAAAATAAAGTGAACTGGGCCATATTCGACCCATTTTTAACGCCGGCAGAGCAAAGAGCGTGGATTGACATGCTCCATGACGGTGACCGTGAACAGCTCAAGCAGTGGATGTACCGGGAGTTCCTGCATAAAACGGAGCCATATCCCGAGCCTGGTCTGCTGAGAATCCGCTTGACCAGCATCCTCGCACAGGTGCGCAGATTCATGAAATCGCATGGTCTGGACGAGGGGGTGCTGGAGGAGAAGTATCACCGAGTTTTTGAAACGATTTTGTACACTCCCGTCCTCTATCGCATCGTCCAGGAGCTGCTTTTATTTATCTATGAACTGCTGGACTCGGCTACAGTCCACCGGGAGGAATCGCGCCGCGATCTGATCGAGCAAGCGATCCGCTATCTGGAGGAAAACTACGCGCGCGCCGACCTGCGGCTGGAAGAGGTGGCTCGTCATGTCGACCGCAGTCCGGCTTACTTCAGCTCGCTGTTGACCAAACGGCAGGGCGTTTCCTTTCGCCAGCTGCTCACCACCATCCGCTTGCGGGAAGCGGAACGGCTGCTGCTTGAAAGCAGATTGTCTGTACAGGAGATTGCAGAGCGGACAGGCTTTGTCAATGCCAATTACTTTAGCAAAATTTTTAAGGAAAAGAGTGGGACAACCCCACGTTCATTTCGAAATCAAAAGAAAAGAGAGAAATCGTAA
- a CDS encoding YjiH family protein has protein sequence MEYNPQKGLAIESQPPTVPATPANVWKFIIFSLIGIFMFFIPITVNDKSSIPLDHIVTWLRAVVPGAVPLYAFIVILLGAIYPFATRTWRKNRVNLVFSLLKVVGAVVAALIYFQIGPAWLMDKDMGPYLFEKLVIPVGLVVPIGSIFLAMLVGYGLLEFIGVLVQPVMRPVWKTPGRSAVDAVASFVGSYSIGLLITNRVFKEGKYTIKEAAIIATGFSTVSATFMIVVAKTLDLMAYWNLYFWVTLVVTFLVTAVTVRIWPLSKMSDEYYNGKGDPEKVITGRRLQHAWSDAMNAADHSLSLGRNIWENLRDGFIMTMGILPSIMSVGLIGMVLAQFTPVFDWLAVLFYPFTWLLQIPEPFLAAKASAIEIAEMFLPALIVTGAPLVTKFVIAVVSVSSILFFSATIPCILSTEIPISIPKLIVIWFERTVLTLIFVTPIAYLFLS, from the coding sequence ATGGAATACAATCCGCAAAAAGGGCTTGCGATCGAATCTCAGCCGCCGACAGTCCCGGCAACACCTGCCAATGTGTGGAAATTTATCATTTTCAGTTTGATCGGCATTTTCATGTTTTTTATTCCTATTACCGTCAATGATAAATCCTCCATCCCGCTTGATCACATCGTGACCTGGCTGCGCGCTGTTGTCCCCGGAGCCGTTCCGCTGTACGCTTTTATCGTGATTTTGCTGGGAGCCATCTATCCCTTTGCCACGAGGACCTGGAGAAAGAATCGGGTCAATCTCGTCTTTTCGCTGTTAAAAGTAGTTGGCGCCGTTGTAGCTGCTTTGATCTACTTTCAAATAGGACCGGCATGGCTGATGGACAAGGACATGGGGCCGTACCTGTTTGAGAAATTGGTGATCCCGGTCGGACTCGTCGTGCCGATTGGTTCGATCTTTCTGGCGATGCTGGTCGGCTATGGCCTGCTGGAGTTTATTGGCGTGCTGGTGCAGCCGGTCATGCGTCCCGTTTGGAAAACGCCGGGCCGCTCCGCCGTTGACGCAGTCGCCTCTTTTGTAGGCAGTTATTCGATTGGTCTGCTGATTACCAACCGCGTGTTCAAGGAAGGAAAGTATACAATCAAGGAAGCGGCAATCATCGCCACTGGTTTTTCCACCGTTTCCGCTACATTTATGATCGTCGTCGCCAAGACGCTCGATCTGATGGCCTATTGGAATCTCTATTTCTGGGTGACGCTGGTGGTGACGTTCTTGGTGACGGCCGTCACGGTCCGCATCTGGCCGCTGAGCAAGATGAGCGATGAGTATTATAACGGAAAGGGTGACCCGGAGAAGGTGATCACCGGCCGCCGCCTTCAGCACGCCTGGAGCGATGCGATGAACGCTGCCGATCATTCTCTGTCGCTGGGCCGGAACATCTGGGAAAACCTGCGTGACGGCTTTATCATGACGATGGGTATTTTGCCTTCGATCATGTCCGTGGGATTGATCGGTATGGTGCTGGCTCAGTTCACGCCGGTCTTCGATTGGCTCGCTGTCTTGTTTTATCCCTTTACCTGGCTGCTGCAGATACCGGAGCCGTTTTTGGCGGCGAAGGCTTCTGCGATTGAGATTGCCGAAATGTTCCTGCCCGCGTTGATCGTGACAGGCGCGCCGCTGGTGACCAAGTTTGTCATCGCAGTCGTATCCGTTTCGTCCATTTTGTTTTTCTCTGCAACGATCCCGTGCATTTTGTCCACAGAGATTCCGATCAGTATTCCCAAACTGATCGTGATCTGGTTTGAACGCACGGTGTTGACGCTTATTTTTGTAACACCGATTGCTTATCTGTTTTTGTCCTAG
- the hutI gene encoding imidazolonepropionase, translating to MTNKPVWIRRASQLVTLAGGSSAPVTGKRMNELGLIENGSLWLENGRIEKVGTDEELQAIYGERAAEAEMVDASGKLVTPGLVDPHTHLVYAGSRPNEFNMRLNGATYMEIMNNGGGIHATTTATRAADHATLYAESKKRLDAFLLHGVTTVEAKSGYGLTLEDEIKQLEVARELNEQHPVDIVSTFMGAHAIPREYKHDPDAFVELVIREMLPEVARRGLAEFNDVFCERGVFTPQQSRRILEAGVEYGLKAKIHADEIEPYEGAELAASIGAVSADHLLRASDQGIQMMAEAGVIGVLLPGTAFFLMAESANGRKMIDAGMAVAISTDCNPGSSPTVSMPLIMNLGCLKMGMTPAEVLTAATINAAHAIGRGDQIGSLEPGKQADVTIFDVPDYMTLQYRYGVNHVHTVLKKSVTLVQNGRLTDFVERV from the coding sequence ATGACGAACAAACCCGTATGGATTCGCCGCGCCAGCCAGCTAGTAACGCTGGCCGGCGGTTCTTCGGCACCTGTCACCGGCAAGCGCATGAACGAGCTGGGACTCATCGAAAACGGTAGTCTCTGGTTGGAAAATGGACGAATTGAAAAGGTGGGCACAGACGAGGAACTGCAGGCCATCTACGGCGAGCGGGCTGCGGAAGCGGAGATGGTCGACGCTTCCGGCAAGCTGGTCACGCCTGGTCTGGTCGACCCGCATACGCATCTGGTCTATGCCGGAAGCCGTCCGAATGAATTCAACATGCGGCTGAACGGCGCCACCTACATGGAGATCATGAACAACGGGGGAGGCATTCACGCCACAACAACTGCCACCCGCGCGGCTGATCATGCGACGCTGTATGCGGAAAGCAAGAAGCGGCTGGATGCATTCCTGCTGCATGGGGTGACCACAGTCGAAGCAAAAAGCGGCTACGGTCTGACTCTCGAAGACGAGATCAAACAGCTGGAGGTCGCCCGGGAGCTGAACGAACAGCATCCGGTAGACATCGTCAGCACCTTTATGGGCGCACATGCCATCCCGCGCGAATACAAGCACGACCCGGATGCGTTTGTCGAGCTGGTGATTCGCGAGATGCTCCCGGAGGTGGCACGTCGCGGGCTGGCTGAGTTTAATGACGTCTTCTGTGAGCGGGGTGTCTTCACGCCGCAGCAGTCTCGCCGCATCCTGGAAGCAGGAGTCGAGTACGGACTGAAGGCCAAGATTCACGCCGACGAGATTGAGCCCTATGAAGGCGCCGAGCTGGCTGCCTCCATCGGAGCGGTTTCCGCCGACCATCTCCTGCGCGCATCCGATCAGGGCATTCAGATGATGGCTGAGGCAGGAGTGATCGGCGTTCTCCTGCCGGGTACCGCCTTTTTCCTGATGGCAGAGTCGGCCAACGGACGCAAGATGATTGACGCCGGTATGGCGGTGGCCATCTCCACCGACTGCAATCCCGGCTCATCACCAACGGTCTCCATGCCGCTGATCATGAATCTCGGCTGCCTGAAAATGGGCATGACCCCTGCAGAGGTGCTGACCGCCGCGACGATCAACGCGGCCCACGCGATTGGTCGCGGTGATCAAATCGGCAGTCTGGAGCCGGGGAAACAGGCAGATGTCACGATTTTCGACGTGCCCGACTATATGACCCTGCAATACCGCTATGGCGTCAACCATGTGCACACGGTCCTGAAAAAGAGTGTGACCCTGGTCCAGAATGGGCGGTTGACGGACTTTGTGGAGAGAGTGTAG